In the genome of Spirochaetota bacterium, the window TCCTGCCATTCTTGAATACCCTTCGTATGAACATGAATCCCATGTACGAAGCCTTAAGGTATTTCCTGCAAGTGTGTTGGCATCATTTATATTAAAGCATGTACATGTAGGGCACACATACGAACATGCACCACATTCAATACATTGATTGCCAATATATTCCCATATCTCTTCTTTTATGAATCCTGTTGTCACCCTATTCATGACACGTGATACCCATGCTTTTGACTCTGTAGCTATATCTTCAAACATGGTAATTGATTTTTCCACTAGCTTCTGTTTTTGTTTCAGGTGTTCGTCAGTAGCTTCAGAAAATTTAAATGAGTCAATGAATGCCTTTCCTTTTTCACTGCCAACCTCAACCAGGTAACTATCGCCTAAATCCGTAAGGTTTAGATCATACCCTTCCTGTGCTGCAGGGCCACTGTCAGTACACACACAAAAACACTGTTTAAATGGAACCACACAGGTATTGGCTACTATGAACATACGGCTACGGTGATGGCGATAGACCTCATCAACAAATTCTTGCCCAAGGAAAAATCTGTCAATGCACTGTAGTCCCGTTAAGTCACATGAGCGCAGGCCAAACAGCGCCTTTGGTGTATCATCAAACACCATCGCGATGTCTACCTTTTTTGCGCTTTTATCATATTTATATTGCATGATAGTTTCAAGATGCGGAAATACAACATGCTTTGGTGGATTAGTTGGGATGGGTGCTTCCAGATTTACCATATCTGCACTTGTTTTATCAAAGAAACACTGCCCAAATTTTTCATCCAGATATGGGCCGTATACGGTATACTTTTCTTCTAAGGCTTTTGCTATTTTCTTTACATCATTTTTCTTAATCAGATACATATCACACCTTCTCAATTCGTACTGGGATAGTTGCTTCTTCGCCCTGTGACACAATGTCACTATATGCTAACAAAAATGATGCAATTCCCTCTCTGATAAAATAGGGAACATACGCTGTACCGGGAGCAACATCATCCGAAACCATAACCATTGCCTTCATGCTTGCCTTTTCAGCAACCACCTTGACCGGCCAGCGGTCACGCACTCCAATTTTTTTTGCATCTTCAGGAGCTATCGCCACATACCCATCAGGGTATAACAGCAATGTGGCATTGTACTCACGCAGTGGAATAAATGTCTTATGCATAATGTTGTTCTGATGCCAGTAATGCTGTGCTTTCCCCAACATAAGAAGATAGGGATAGCTTTCGGTTGCCTGTACTGCTGCATACGGTTTTTGTGGAAGTATAAACGAAACTTTTTCAGGAATACAATATTTTGTTCCCTCTGGATTCTTCTTGGTGCATGGCCACTGTACTCCCTGTTTTTTTGCAAGCAGCTTATAGCTTATCCCTTCATAGGTAGGTGTAAGCGAAGCAATCTCGTCCATTATGTCTGAAGGGTGCTGGTAATTAAATGCAGTACCAGCTGCCTGCGCTATTTCACTGGCAAGTTTCCACAGTGGCAACACATCAAATGAAGGCTCGCACTTCTTTGATGCAAGCTGAACACGACGCTCGGTGTTGGTAAATGTACCATCAGTTTCAATATAGGTTGCAATGGGAAGCACTACATGTGCAAACTCTGCAACTTTATTAGTAAAAGCACCAATATAAGCAACAAATGGCAATGACTTCAATCGGTCTGCATATTTTACAATACCATCATCATGATCAACAATTACCAATGCCTTAAGTGGTGATGCACTATCGGTAAGAAGCTGCTCAACTGTCTTACCTTTTGATGCTGGTAAGGCACCCCACATTTTCTCAAATTTCTTCCTTGCTTGAGCATCATCAATACTTTGAAATCCGGTGAGCAAATCAGGCGCACACCCCATATCAAAGCTGCCCTGCAGATTGTTTATGCCTGCAATTGGATTTACACCACAGCCTTCCTTACCAATCTTATCTGCTAGTACAAATACATTGTAAATTGATGCGATGGTATCATAGCTTAAACCTGACACACCTGAGGTGAAAAATACAGCAGCACTTTTTGATTTTACCAGCTTTTCAGCAACAAATGCTATTTCACTTTGCAACACTCCTGTTTCTTTTTCTATTGAATCAAACTGTATGGAGGATAGATATTTTTTATATTCATCATAATGTGCCGATCCCGTTTTCCCCAAATTATTTTTATCAATATAATAACCAATTGCATCAAATACTTTCCGCATTGTACCCGGTTTGATATTGATAAACTTTTTAGAAAGTTTTGCAATCTTGGTCATACGGCTGTCGATAGTTATAAGTAAAGAACCATTGCGAGCTGCATAATGCAATTCACTACCAATAATAGGATTCTGTGTAGTTATATCCATTCCTGCCACAATGAGCACTTCAGCCTTACGAATGTCCTCAAGCGAACCTAACATTCCTGCAAAACCAGTACCATTGTACAGGACGTCAAGGCTATTCCGGTGACCTGATTCTGCCTGTATGCTGATATTGTTGGTTTTAAAAGTTAAGCGAGCCAGCTTCATTAGTGCAAAATTGTCTTCATTGGATGAACGTGGAGAAGCATAAAACGCAATCTCTTCAGGTTTATAGGATGATAATGCTGAAACAAGTTTGGCGATAGCATCTTTATAATTAACTTCTCCACTATCCCTGATATAGGGCTTCACAATACGCTCCTGTGTACCAAGCAACTCATGAATGTTCCAGCCTCGTACACACAACCTTCCTTTGCTTACTGGATGTACTCGAGAGGGGAAAACTCCCTGCACAGATGTGCCATTGACTTTTAGATAATGACCACATCCTGTCCCACAAAAGGTGCATACACCTGGCATATAACTCATAGATTATCCTCGCTCACCATAATGAAATTCAAATTCATAAATAAATAAAGAATGTGCCATAAATTACTATTCCTTGTTCTCTGACATGAATATGGCACATTCCAAGGACATTGTAAATAGGGAATTTTATTGTTTTTGTTATAGGGGAATTTGCTTATGCGTTGAACTATAAATTGTTTATTTTAATTTTAATATTTTCATCAAATTTCAATAGTGTTAGTATGAGATTACTGCCATACAATATAAAATACTATCTACAGTAGCTCTATTTATCATTCCTAATTCACTAAATGTTCCCTTACCCACTCAATTGCATATTGCAAAAGATCCTGTGATGACTCTAAGTGCAATTTCATTTTAATCTTTTCACGAACATTCTCAACGGTTTTCACACTTATATGCAATTTCTGTGCAATATGTTTATTGCCTAATCCATGCCCAATAAGCTGGAAAATTTCAAATTCCCTATTGGTAAGCGACTCCACCGAACTGTCAATCTTTCCTTTATCTGACAATGATTGAACCATTTGTTCTTTCATATCGCTTGACAGGTATATATCCCCTTTGAGTACTGTATATATGGCATTAATTATTTTATCAGGTGCTTCCTGTTTCATAAGATACCCTCTGGCACCCGCTTTTATTGCTCGTTCTGCATATAACTTTTCATCGTACATTGATAGCACCAATGCAGGCAATTTTGGAAAACGCTGTTTTAAAGCTTTTACAAGCTCAATGCCACTTGTCCCATTTAATGATATATCAACAAGAATACAATCTGGTATCTTCTTATTAACAACCTCAATAGCCTCATCCGCTGATTGAGCTTGGCCTATTACTTCCAAATTCTTCTGTGAATTTATGAGCTGTTGCAACCCCTGCCGTACTATTGGATGATCATCAACAATAACAACACTGTATTTTTTACCTGATTTAGGTTTGTCTATCACTGCCCTCTGCGGGCCCTTTTGTATTGTACATTGAATTATTGTGCCCCCATTTTTATTATTCTGTACCTGAAATGAGGCATTAATAATCCATGCTCTGTACTGCATAATGTGCATGCCCATCCCCTTGGTTAAATCAACCTCATCCGGTATGCCTTTCCCATCATCCATTACTTTAAGATAATAGTACATAGTATCTTCAGAAACAGTGACAGCAATATTTTTGGGCTTGCCATGCTTCACAGCATTATTTAACGCTTCGCGTATAATATAATACACATGTACTGTATCTATTGTTTCATCTATATTGCTTGTAATATTCCACTCCAGAATGGCTTTGATTGAAAAGTTTTTATTTATGTCAGCAATCATCTCCTGCAGTGATGAATACAATCCCTTGTTGTTTAAATCAACCGGGCTCAATCCCCTTGCAATAAGGCGTGTTTGCTCAATAGCCTGATGTACCATATTTTGTATTTCTGCAATTTCATCTGCTTCTTGAGGGTAATTATTTTTTAATTTCAATCTCAACATTTCGGTTTTAAATATTATGCCCGCCAGATGCTGACCTAACCCATCATGTAAATCTCGAGCAATACGATTACGCTCCTCTAAATTTGCCTGAAGTATCTTTTTTTCAAGTTGCTTCTTTTCGGTTATATCAATACCTATAAACATATAGTAATCAAATTCATCATTACTGTATACAGGCCTTGCATGCCACTGCACAATTTTTTCTTCACCGCTTTTTGTATTAATTGAACATTCAAAAACTCGAGTTGCCTTTGTCTTTTTCATTGTAGACAGTTGATGTCTGAATGCCTTTTGCCCAAAATCAGGTATAAACAGATCACAACATGTTTTGCCAAGTATCTCATCTAGTACAAATCCTGTGGCCTGTAACATAGCTTTATTGCAGGTAAGGATATTCCCTTCCTCGTTCAGCGTGATAAAATATGCTGGTGCAATATCTTCTAAATTCTGAATGATATCCAGCCCTTTTTTTAGTTTTTCTTTTGTTTTCTTAACATCAGTAAAGTCACGTGCAATAATTGAACAACCAATAATAGTATTAAACTCATCACGCAACGGTGAGATAGTAAGTGATAGATTATGGATGGCACCTTTTTTATCCAACCCTTCTGTTTCGTAATGATCTATCGCTTCATTTTGTTTAATTAATTTTAATAACTGGTCAAATTCATCTGGCCTGTAAGGAGGCGATAGTATACTGATATCGCAGCCAACCACTTCATCAAATGAATACCCAAAAATATATTGCGATGCTTTATTCCAGCTTGCTATCTTGCCATCTAATGTTATCCCAATGATTGCATCATCTGAGTTATCAAGTAAAATGGATAACTGGTTGCGTACCTGTTCAATGTGCTTTCGTTCAGTAATATCACGCGCCACACTCAATATTGCATTTTCGTTGAGATAGTAAATGATGGTGCTCACAATTTCAACAGGGATAGTAGTGCCGTTTCTATCAACAAATGAGGTCTCATAAGGGTCTGTATTTTCAGCAATGGACTGCAAATAGTGGTGGATCCTGTCACTATCGCCCTCTGCTGTTAATTGTTGCATAGTCATAAGCTTTATTGCATCATGTGAAAAACCAAGTCGATCACATGTGGTATTATTCACCTCCAATATTGAACCATCGCGTCTGTGAATAATAACCATATCAGATATGCTGTTAAACAGTGATTTGTAGCGCATCTGCGAAGCAAGTAACTCACTGGTCCTTTGTAATACTATATCTTCTAGCAAATCCTTTTCTTTGCGCAGCATGTCTTCTGCATGTTTAATGCGCATCATTGCATTAATTTGTGCAATGAGTTCGGCCTGATCAATTGGTTTAGTTAAAAACGCATCAGCCCCCAGCTTGAGGCCTTTAACCTTGCTTTGCGTATCGGTATGTATTGCAGTGAGGAAAATTATTGGTATGTGGCGAGTTTTTGGATTGTTTTTTAACACCTGGCACACTTCATAGCCATCCATCTCTGGCATCTTTACATCAAGGATAATAACATCAGGATTTTGTTCTACAGCCTTTTGTATGCCCTCTTTGCCTGATTGTGCTGTGATAACCTCACAACCGGCAATCAGGTTTTTTAAAAGTGCTGTAATGCTTACTAGATTATCCTTTTTATCATCAATAACTAAAATCGTATTCATTACTTAACCCAATGCCTAACTTTCAAAATAAACTCTTCAATAGAGAAAGGTTTTTGTATAAAATCATCACATCCTGATGCCAGGATGGTGGCCTTTTCATGCTTCAATGAAGAAGCTGAAACAATAATTACTGGTATATTCTGAGTAAGGGCATCATTTTTTAATTGCTTCACAACCTGCAAGCCATGTAAATCGGGCAGTGAAAGATCAAGCAATATGCACGCAGGTTTACTATCACGTGCCAGCATCACGCCTTCCTGTGCGCTATGAGCTTCAACAATATCATATAACTTTGACAAAAGCGCTTTAACAACCACAATGCTGTCAGGGTCATCGTCTATAACAAGAATGGTTTTGCGCTGCTGTATTGGGATTACAGTTTCTGTCTGCAAAGGAAAACGTACAGTAAAAACCGACCCTTTGCCTAACTGGCTTTCGACATGTATACTGCCTCCAAGGATTGCAACCAACCGCGCAACAATAGTAAGTCCCAAACCAGTGCCGGGATATTTTGATGACAGTGACCCTGAGGCTTTGGTGAACCCGGTAAACAGCAAATCACAATATTCACTGCGGATTCCTATGCCAGTATCAGCAATACTCACCACACACTGGCCATCTTTTCGGTATGCTGAAATTGTTATGCTGCCCTCTTCAGTAAACTTAACTGCATTATCAATGAGATTTTCAAATATCTGATACATCCGTGCCTCATCACTTGATAGCACAATATCCTCACACTGCAAATGCAGTTGCAGACCCTTTTTACGCAAAGTACCCTCATATCGTTCACAGATATTCTGCAACACAGAAGCAAGCATAACATCAGTTATTGAAAGCTGTATGCCACTGTCAATTTCAAATACTTCAATGAGATCGTTAATGAGAGCTAACAGTTTTTTACCATTTCGCTCAATGATGCGTAAATATTCTTTTTCTTCTACTGTGAGGCGGCTGTCGGCCTGCATAAGCAAGACCTCTGACAGCGTTAAAATAGAGTTTAACGGTGATTTTAATTCATGGCTTATGCTATGCAAAAATTCTTTATTCATTTACCCTTTGCTGCATATTCAATTTTATAAGATATGCAATATTAAAAAGATTGGTAATTCCGCCCACAAACCGCTCTTTTATCATACCTTTTGGCAACATATCAATTGTATGGTGGTATTCTTCCAGGCGCTTTTGTATTGTATCAACCATGTTCGATAGCTCAGAATATGAGTATTTCTGAAAAAGATCGTTCATCTTATCACCAACCGCCTGGGCACTGAAAAATATTATCCTGAATGCATCTTTAACATCGGGCGGGAAACCGTATAGTAATTTTTCCACAAGGCATATTCTGGCAAGCTGATACCCTAACTGTACATCCTGGCAACTACGGTTGGAAAAACAATCTGGGAAGCGCTCAAGGTACGCACTCCCCAGCGCAATCATATCCTCGATAGCAAAATCAAATTCGCCATTGCATGCGATAATATCACTTTTGAACTCGTCCAGATTTTTTGATTTGATAAAAAATTCTGCAGGTTTTGCCATATTATCATTTCCATTCATTACATAACAACTATCGCATATAAAACTATAGCACAATTGAATATTTTATATAGTTAAAATAGCATAGTATTTTTGTAAAGAATAATACGCTATATGAAGACACAAAGGGTTACTCCCGTATGGGCAGGGATAAAAGGCTCATTGGATCTACCTGCACTCCATCAACTATCAATGACACATGCAGATGTGGCCCTGTTGACATGCCTGAGCTTCCCACAGTTCCTATGAGCTGGCCTGCTGCAACTTTATCCCCGCTTGTAACATACAGCTTTTCCATATGCATGTAGTAGCTGAATATGCCATTGCCATGATTGATAATCACCATATTGCCTTCATAAAAAAGCATTTCGGCAAGCACTACAATGCCATCAAGCATTGCATACACTGGATCGCCTCTATCACCGTTTAAATCTATACCACGGTGTATGCGCTCAACAGTGTGAGTTTTTCCAGTTGTGCTATCATACAATTTGTAAACTCTTTTTGCCCAAAACGTGGAGTTGACCTCATGTATATCCCGTGGATGATAGGCCTTTCCTCTTATTAAATCCCCAAATTGGGTAGCAAAGGCTTGTTGTTTTTTTTGGGTACTTACTCTGATAAACTCCTGCACCTGGGGCGACTCCAAATACTCCTTTTGTGAAAATTTTCCCAAATCCATTGGGATGGTTGAGATACGAAATTGCGTTTGTGCTATAGCTACAGGGATTACAATATTTTTTGTACCCACAGTTACTGAAAATGTATATGTCCCCGGTTGCAAATCAGGTGGAATTGCAAAAAAGCCTCGCCAGCCAAAGCTACGTTGAGTTGCTGGTATACGTTTATCTTGAAACACCACACTTACAGCATTGACTTTATTAGCAGGAACTATCTCAAAATACACAATGTTTCCCTGTGTAAAGCGCTGTGCAAAAAGCATACAGCTAATATCATCAGTAGTATGAGTTATAACCTGAATAGTGGTTTTAGGGAAATTACGCGGTACAGGAGTATTGGAGATAGTTACTTTTGTAATATCCCTTGCACATGAAAGAAGAATTAAGAATATGCCGCTTATTGGTATTACTATTTTTTTCACTTTCACAATACACCATAACATTTTTCAGCACCATATACCATAATACCATACATAAAAAAATACAAATTTTCTTCAAGCAAAGATTGGCACATCACTACCTTTATGGTGAAAATTTCTTATCTTCTAATGCTACTGAAACTGAACATGAGTCAAAAGGTCATGCTTATCAAAATTAGGAAAATTTTTACTGTGCTATTTTTTGTATACCTAACTATATAAATAAAAATATATAAATATCGAATTAAATGTTCAATAAATAAAAAAAGGAAAATATAGTATGAACTGCATTTATTTACAAACCCTTGTTGATTTTTTAAAAATAATTATATATACTTATGTAGTACTAGGGCACCACACATACTCAAAAGGAGGTTTGTATGAGTACACAGGTTTCCTATAGCAAAATAGAAAAAGAATTCCTTCCACAATTCAGAGAAAAAATCAGTACCTCAGAGGATATTGTAGATGTACAGAAATATTTTTCCTTCACAATAAAGGAAATGCTCAAAAAAGCTTTTGAAAAAGAAGGGATAACAATTTACGATGAAAATATTGAACTTACTACCACACCTCCTTATTATATAATCAAAAACATAGATCCCTCTATAAAAGAGCTATGGGAAAATTCCGATTTAAAGGACATACTACAGCGATTTGCTGAAGTGGCATATAAGCGATATCGTCATTTGCAGAAGAATCCTTCAAAAACCAATAAGAAGATACGGCGTTGAACAAACATGCTATAAGGGATTGGTGTTACTTAGACAATTTTTCCATTATCTTTTTTCTGTATTCATAATCAGTGACGTGTATGCCTTTTTGCTCCATAAGCATGTTGTAGCGGAGTTGTTTTGCATTGAGCTGTTTCACCAGTCCTTTCATTTCATTATCGTCGTAGCAGGCATCAATAAGCTGTTGCAATGAATAGATCTCTTTACGTAACTCCACCTCTTCGGGTAATACTCCTGCATTTTTTAATATTTTATATGCCATCCTAAGTTCAGGGGGCACATTATCCAGTTCATCTTTTGGCAATGGCTTGCCCATCCCCGGCAAGTTATCAAACTCACCTCTCTCCATCGCCTCGCGTATACGCTGTTCTGCAATTAATTCAAAAATATACATAGCAATAGTAGTATCATAACAATTGATTGTACTTGTAGCAATAATACTAAAACACTCTGTTGTTGTAAAATATTTTTTTTATGTTTTATAGCCGGGTCCACCCCAATGAGGGTCAGAGCCAAATTTCCTTTTCCAGAATAGCTCAGGATCATCATCTGTAAGTTCTTCAACAAGCTTATGCTCTGTTAACGGTATTTTGTAGCTATTGCAAAAAGCAATGAGCAGCTTATAGGCTTCTGTTATTTTGCCAGTCATTTCATTGCATACTTCTTTATCGTACCCACAACGGTCAGGATGCCATTGTTGTATTAACTTTTTATAGGCATCTTTAACCTGTTGTAGG includes:
- a CDS encoding hybrid sensor histidine kinase/response regulator, which codes for MNKEFLHSISHELKSPLNSILTLSEVLLMQADSRLTVEEKEYLRIIERNGKKLLALINDLIEVFEIDSGIQLSITDVMLASVLQNICERYEGTLRKKGLQLHLQCEDIVLSSDEARMYQIFENLIDNAVKFTEEGSITISAYRKDGQCVVSIADTGIGIRSEYCDLLFTGFTKASGSLSSKYPGTGLGLTIVARLVAILGGSIHVESQLGKGSVFTVRFPLQTETVIPIQQRKTILVIDDDPDSIVVVKALLSKLYDIVEAHSAQEGVMLARDSKPACILLDLSLPDLHGLQVVKQLKNDALTQNIPVIIVSASSLKHEKATILASGCDDFIQKPFSIEEFILKVRHWVK
- a CDS encoding PAS domain S-box protein, with protein sequence MNTILVIDDKKDNLVSITALLKNLIAGCEVITAQSGKEGIQKAVEQNPDVIILDVKMPEMDGYEVCQVLKNNPKTRHIPIIFLTAIHTDTQSKVKGLKLGADAFLTKPIDQAELIAQINAMMRIKHAEDMLRKEKDLLEDIVLQRTSELLASQMRYKSLFNSISDMVIIHRRDGSILEVNNTTCDRLGFSHDAIKLMTMQQLTAEGDSDRIHHYLQSIAENTDPYETSFVDRNGTTIPVEIVSTIIYYLNENAILSVARDITERKHIEQVRNQLSILLDNSDDAIIGITLDGKIASWNKASQYIFGYSFDEVVGCDISILSPPYRPDEFDQLLKLIKQNEAIDHYETEGLDKKGAIHNLSLTISPLRDEFNTIIGCSIIARDFTDVKKTKEKLKKGLDIIQNLEDIAPAYFITLNEEGNILTCNKAMLQATGFVLDEILGKTCCDLFIPDFGQKAFRHQLSTMKKTKATRVFECSINTKSGEEKIVQWHARPVYSNDEFDYYMFIGIDITEKKQLEKKILQANLEERNRIARDLHDGLGQHLAGIIFKTEMLRLKLKNNYPQEADEIAEIQNMVHQAIEQTRLIARGLSPVDLNNKGLYSSLQEMIADINKNFSIKAILEWNITSNIDETIDTVHVYYIIREALNNAVKHGKPKNIAVTVSEDTMYYYLKVMDDGKGIPDEVDLTKGMGMHIMQYRAWIINASFQVQNNKNGGTIIQCTIQKGPQRAVIDKPKSGKKYSVVIVDDHPIVRQGLQQLINSQKNLEVIGQAQSADEAIEVVNKKIPDCILVDISLNGTSGIELVKALKQRFPKLPALVLSMYDEKLYAERAIKAGARGYLMKQEAPDKIINAIYTVLKGDIYLSSDMKEQMVQSLSDKGKIDSSVESLTNREFEIFQLIGHGLGNKHIAQKLHISVKTVENVREKIKMKLHLESSQDLLQYAIEWVREHLVN
- a CDS encoding molybdopterin-dependent oxidoreductase; translated protein: MSYMPGVCTFCGTGCGHYLKVNGTSVQGVFPSRVHPVSKGRLCVRGWNIHELLGTQERIVKPYIRDSGEVNYKDAIAKLVSALSSYKPEEIAFYASPRSSNEDNFALMKLARLTFKTNNISIQAESGHRNSLDVLYNGTGFAGMLGSLEDIRKAEVLIVAGMDITTQNPIIGSELHYAARNGSLLITIDSRMTKIAKLSKKFINIKPGTMRKVFDAIGYYIDKNNLGKTGSAHYDEYKKYLSSIQFDSIEKETGVLQSEIAFVAEKLVKSKSAAVFFTSGVSGLSYDTIASIYNVFVLADKIGKEGCGVNPIAGINNLQGSFDMGCAPDLLTGFQSIDDAQARKKFEKMWGALPASKGKTVEQLLTDSASPLKALVIVDHDDGIVKYADRLKSLPFVAYIGAFTNKVAEFAHVVLPIATYIETDGTFTNTERRVQLASKKCEPSFDVLPLWKLASEIAQAAGTAFNYQHPSDIMDEIASLTPTYEGISYKLLAKKQGVQWPCTKKNPEGTKYCIPEKVSFILPQKPYAAVQATESYPYLLMLGKAQHYWHQNNIMHKTFIPLREYNATLLLYPDGYVAIAPEDAKKIGVRDRWPVKVVAEKASMKAMVMVSDDVAPGTAYVPYFIREGIASFLLAYSDIVSQGEEATIPVRIEKV
- a CDS encoding 4Fe-4S dicluster domain-containing protein; the encoded protein is MYLIKKNDVKKIAKALEEKYTVYGPYLDEKFGQCFFDKTSADMVNLEAPIPTNPPKHVVFPHLETIMQYKYDKSAKKVDIAMVFDDTPKALFGLRSCDLTGLQCIDRFFLGQEFVDEVYRHHRSRMFIVANTCVVPFKQCFCVCTDSGPAAQEGYDLNLTDLGDSYLVEVGSEKGKAFIDSFKFSEATDEHLKQKQKLVEKSITMFEDIATESKAWVSRVMNRVTTGFIKEEIWEYIGNQCIECGACSYVCPTCTCFNINDANTLAGNTLRLRTWDSCSYEGYSRMAGGHNPRKPIEDRRNKRFFCKLSYSQSKKYLRPGCVGCGRCAWVCPGDIGLPNVVTYIRREIHE
- a CDS encoding DUF1992 domain-containing protein, producing MYIFELIAEQRIREAMERGEFDNLPGMGKPLPKDELDNVPPELRMAYKILKNAGVLPEEVELRKEIYSLQQLIDACYDDNEMKGLVKQLNAKQLRYNMLMEQKGIHVTDYEYRKKIMEKLSK
- a CDS encoding J domain-containing protein, whose amino-acid sequence is MPVNFHDIEQAAKLLGLGDRASLQQVKDAYKKLIQQWHPDRCGYDKEVCNEMTGKITEAYKLLIAFCNSYKIPLTEHKLVEELTDDDPELFWKRKFGSDPHWGGPGYKT
- a CDS encoding M23 family metallopeptidase, producing MKKIVIPISGIFLILLSCARDITKVTISNTPVPRNFPKTTIQVITHTTDDISCMLFAQRFTQGNIVYFEIVPANKVNAVSVVFQDKRIPATQRSFGWRGFFAIPPDLQPGTYTFSVTVGTKNIVIPVAIAQTQFRISTIPMDLGKFSQKEYLESPQVQEFIRVSTQKKQQAFATQFGDLIRGKAYHPRDIHEVNSTFWAKRVYKLYDSTTGKTHTVERIHRGIDLNGDRGDPVYAMLDGIVVLAEMLFYEGNMVIINHGNGIFSYYMHMEKLYVTSGDKVAAGQLIGTVGSSGMSTGPHLHVSLIVDGVQVDPMSLLSLPIRE